The DNA region CGAAGACGATCAAGCGCAACCTCGGGTTTCTGGTCGGGATGTCGCTGTGGCTTCTGCTCATGCAGTGGGTCGACCTGTTCTGGCTGGTGATGCCGTCGATTTCGCCCGATGGCGCCGCGCTGTCGTGGATCGATCCGGTGGCGATGGTCGGCATCGGCGGCGTTTTCCTCTGGCTGTTCTGGCGGAAGTTCGCCAGCGCCTCGATCATTCCGGTCGGTGATCCGCGTCTGGACGCCTCGATTGAGAGTCTGAGTCTCTGAGCCCATGACCACCGTTCACGATCACACGCCGGGGGAGACCGGTTACGAAAAGACCGACGTCGCCGTCGGACGCGTCGCGCTCATCACCGGCGCGGCGGTGGTCTTCACCGTCGCCGTGATTGTGGTCCTCTTCCAGTTCTTCTGGGTGGAGAAGGAAGAGCAGTTCCAGACGGCGGTCTACGCCCCCGTGTCGGTCACGTTGCGCGAACTGCGCGCCCGCGAGGAGGCCGAGCTGTCCAGTTATGCCCTCCTCGATGACTCGCTCGGCGTCTACCGCATCCCCATCGACCGCGCCATGCAGTTGATGGTCGATGAGGCCTATGCCCGCCGCGCCACAGGAGGCGGTGAGCCGAAGTGAAGCGGCGCATCCACAGCGCCCGGCAATGGGCCGGATGGGGCAGGGGGCTCGCTCTCGCGGCCGCGCTCGCGGCCGGCCTTGCGCAGCCGGCGGCCGCGCAGTTGATCCAGGACAGCGTGCCGGAACTGCGTAAAATCGACATCGTCGAGCATCTCGGCGACACCATCCCGCTGGATCTGCCGTTTGTCAACGACGCCGGCGACTCGGTGACATTGCGCCGGTACTTCGGGCAGGGGAGGCCGGTTCTCCTCACGCTGGCCTACTCCGACTGCCCAATGCTCTGCTCGATTGTGCTCAACGGCCTGACCAACGGCGTGCGCGACATCGACTGGCATCCCGGCGGCGAGTTTCTGATGCTCACCGTGAGCATCGATCCCACCGAGACGGTCGCCATCGCCGCGGCGAAAAAGCAGCGCTACCTCGAGTCGCTGCCGAAGGCCGAGGCCGACGGCTGGGTGTTCCTGGTCGGACCCGAGTCATCATCGAAGGCGTTGGCCGACGCGATCGGCTTCCGGTACTACTACGACGCCGAGCGCAAGCAGTATGCCCACCCGGCCGGGGCATTTGTGATCGCCGAGGATGGGATGATCTCGCGCTACCTCTACGGCATCGACTTCAAGCCGCGCGACCTGTCGTTCGCGCTGATGGAAGCATCGAAGGGCAAAATCGGCAACACCATCGACCGGATCATTCTCTACTGCTTCCACTATGACCCGGACGCCAAGGGGTATGTCCTCTTTGCCGGAAACCTGATGAAATTGGGCGGCGTCCTCACGCTGCTGCTTCTGGGCAGCTTCCTGTGCCTCCAATGGTGGCGCGACTGGCGCCGTTCACGCGCCCCGCGGGAGGCGTCCTCGACAACGTAGCCCGACACCCGGATATGGACACCACCCGATCCCTGTTTCTCCCGCCGCAGGCCTCGACCGTCGCGCCCGACGTCGACGCGCTTTTCAACTTCCTGTTGTGGATGTCGGTGGCGTTTTTCGCGCTGATCATGACACTGACGGTGATCTTTGTCGTCAAGTACCGCCGCCGCGGCGCCGCCACCCTCACTCCCGGCCTGCACCACAACACCGCGCTCGAGATGACCTGGATTGTCATCCCCCTGATCCTGGTCGGCATCATCTTCGTCTGGGGCTTCCGCAGTTTCATGGCGCAGAACGTCGTGCCCAAGGACGCGATGGAAATCAAGGTCTCAGGGCAGAAGTGGTTTTGGTCGTTCACCTACCCCGACGGCCTGGTGATGATCGACACGCTGGTCGTTCCGGCCGGCAAGCCGATCCGTCTTTTGATGTCGTCGCAGGATGTGATCCACAGTTTCTTCGTGCCCGATTTCCGCATCAAGCGCGATGTGTTGCCCAACCGCTACACGATTGCCTGGTTTGAGGCGCCCAAGCCCGGCAACCACAACCTCTTCTGCGCCGAGTACTGCGGCAAGGAGCATTCGGGCATGATCGGCGAAGTGCGCGTGCTCGGCGAACGCGAGTATGCCCAGTGGCTCGAAACCGCCGCCTTCGCCGGCGAGGGGATGGCGCCGGAGGAATACGGCGCCAAGTTGTATGTCTCGAAAACCTGCGTCACCTGCCACAGCAACGACGGCAAGGCGGGGACCGGGCCGACCTTCGTGGGACGCTTCGGCAAGGAGGTCGCCCTGCAGAAGGGAGGAGCGGTCCTCATGGATGAGAACTACATCCGCGAATCGATCCTCAACCCGCAGGCGAAGGTCGCCGCGGGGTACCAGCCGGTGATGCCGACCTTCCAGGGGCTGCTCAAGGCCCATGAGGTCGATGCGCTGGTCGCATTTATCAAGTCGCTCAATCCGTCGACGGGACAATAGGCATGGACACACTGCGACCCGCACAGAATTATCTCAACGAGCCGCGCGGCTGGAAGTCCTGGCTGTTTACGCTCGATCACAAACGCATCGGGATCATGTATCTGGCCGCGATCCTGCTGGCCTTCCTGTTGGGCGGGATCTTCGCCCTGATTGTGCGCCTGGAGCTGCTGCGTCCCGGCGCCGATTTGATGAGCGCCGACACCTACAATAAGATGTTCACGCTCCACGGCGCGATCATGATCTTCCTGTTCATCATCCCCTCGATCCCGGCGGCGCTGGGCAACTTCGCGCTGCCGCTGATGATCGGCGCCAGGGATGTCGCCTTCCCGCGGCTGAACCTCGCCAGTTGGTGGGTCTATGTCGCCGGGACCATCATCGCGCTCTACTCGATCTTCGCCGGCGCGGTCGATACCGGCTGGACCTTCTACACGCCTTACAGCACGCAGACCACCACCGCGGTGATCTCGATGACCTTCGCGGCCTTCGTGCTCGGGTTCTCGTCGATCTTTACCGGCATCAACTTTATCGTCACGGTGCACAAACTGCGCGCCCCGGGGATGACCTGGTTTAAAATGCCGCTGTTTGTCTGGGCGCTGTATGCCACCGCGATCATCCAGGTGCTGGCCACCCCGGTGCTGGGCATCACGCTTTTGCTTTTGATCTTCGAGCGGCTCTTCGCGATCGGCATCTTCGATCCGGCGATGGGCGGCGATCCGGTCCTCTACCAGCACTTCTTCTGGTTCTACTCCCACCCGGCGGTCTACATCATGATTCTGCCGGGCATGGGGATCATGTCGGAACTGGTCGCCACCTTTGCCCGCAAGACGATCTTCGGCTACCGCTTTGTCGCCTTTTCGAGCGTGGCGATCGCCCTCATCGGCTTTCTGGTCTGGGGGCACCACATGTTCACCTCCGGCCAGTCGGAGGCGGCGTCGATGGTCTTCTCGGCGCTCACCTTCCTGGTCGGGATTCCGTCGGCGGTGAAGATCTTCAACTGGCTGACCACGCTCTACAAGGGGCAGATCAGTTTTGAGACGCCGATGCTTTATGCCCTCTGGTTTCTCTGCACCTTCACCATCGGCGGCCTGACCGGCATCTTCCTCGGCGCGCTGGTGGTCGATGTCCATCTGCACGACACCTATTTCGTCGTGGCCCACTTCCATTATGTCATGATGGGCGGCACGGTCATGGCCTTCCTCGGCGGCATTCACTACTGGTGGCCGAAGATGTTTGGGCGGATGTACAGCGAGTTCTGGGGACGGATCGCCGCCGTGCTGGTCTTTGTCGGCTTCAACGGCACGTTTTTCCCGCAATTCGTCATGGGCGCGCAGGGAATGCCGCGCCGCTACTTCGACTATGTGCCGGAGTACGGCACGATGCATGCCGCCTCGACCGTCGGCTCATGGATTATGACCCTGGGCTTTTTGATCATGGCGACCTACCTGATCGCCTCGTTCTGGCGCGGCAAACCGGCTGGCAACAATCCGTGGGGCGCGCTCTCGCTGGAGTGGACCACCACCTCGCCGCCGCCGCCGCACAACTTCGACAGCCAACCGGTTGTGACCCATGGGCCGCACGACTACGACAAGATCATTGCCCCATCCACACTGGCGGGACGGTAGCACAACGATGAGCGACACGACCGGACATCCGGCCTACCTGGCCCACCACTTCGCCGACGCCGAGCAGCAGCGCGAGTCGTCGAAACTCGGCATGTGGATCTTTCTGGTGACCGAGATCCTGCTTTTCGGCGGGCTGTTTTGCGCCTACACGATCTACCGCTCATGGTATCCTCAGATGTTCCTCGACGCCCACCGGGCGCTCGATGTGACCATGGGCGGGATCAACACCGTGGTGCTGATCACCAGTTCGCTCACCATGGCGCTGGCCATCCGCTGCATGCAACTGGGGCAGCGCCAAAACACCCTGCGTCTGCTGTGGGCGACGCTGCTTCTGGCCGGCGTGTTTCTTGTGATTAAGTACTTCGAGTATGCGCACAAGTTCCATTTGGGCCAGCTGCCCGGCAAGTATTACACCTACACCGGCGTCGAAGGCACCAACCCGCACATCTTCTTTTCGGTCTACTTTCTGATGACCGGACTGCATGGCCTTCACGTGATCGGCGGCATGGGCGTGATCGCCTGGATGATCCGACGCACCGCGCGCGGCGACTTCTCCGCCGACTACTATACGCCGATCGAGATGACCGGTCTCTACTGGCACCTGGTCGATTTGATCTGGATTTTCCTGTTCCCGCTTTTGTACCTGATTGGATAGGACGACGATGAGCGCACCGAGCACCGCCCGCCATTCCCATACCATCCCGCTGCGGGTCTATCTGACCGTGGCCGCGTTGCTGTTGGTCATGACCGCGGTGACCATCGCGGTCTCGTTTGTGCACCTGGGCGCGCTGAACATCGTCGTGGCGTTGGCGATTGCCGGCTTCAAGGCGCTTTTGGTCGCCTTCTTTTTCATGCACCTCTACTACGATAATAAGTTCTACTTCATGGTGTTTGCGATCGCGCTGTTGTTTCTGGTCATCTTCATCGGCTTCACCATGATCGACACCACACGCCGCGCCGATTTGTATCCCGAAGTGGGCCGTCCGATTCAGGTGCCCGCATCCATTTACAACCGGCCCGCCGATTCCGCCGCCGCCCATCCGGCCGACTCCGCCGCCGACACCACCGCCCCGGCCACCCATTAGGCCGCGAATGCGCTAACATGGCGCGGTTGGAGCCAGGGCAGGTCTCACACCTGCCCCTACGATGAGCGCCAAATGGCGCGGGCGCTCATCCGCGGTCCATCGACAGGACAATCGTCATTCCAAGGTCATGGCCCGGAGCCGCAGCCGCAGGGTCATGACCGTGGAATCTTTGTTGCCCCCGCTGCCCGCCGGACAACGGGCTTTCAGCCTCTTGCAAACCCCCGATTCGCTTGTCCCGCCGAAAAAGATTGCTTCGTCGGCCTTACCCGCCTTCGGCGGGTGAGGCCTCCTCGCAATGACGCTGGGACGCAGTTTCCGCGAGGCCAACGCGACGGCGCTGGAAGAGACTCCCGGGAGCCGACCGCAGTGGCGGAATGTCCGGGCTCCTGCCCCACCGCGTCATTGCGAGGAGGAGTCGGCCGGAGGCGGACGACGACGAAGCAATCTTTTTAACTTCACCAGGAATCTGGCAATTTCAGCAGACTGCCGATCGCGGCACCGCGCAATAATCATGGACACGGCCCGCGCAACCCATTGATTTCCCCCCATTCCGACTGCGAGGCGATGACGCGATGAACCGACTGCGCTCCTGGGCTCTGGCCGCCACGTTGGCCACCTTCTTCCTGATCTTCGTCGGCGGGTTGGTGCGTGTCTCCGGCGCCGGTCTGGGCTGCCCCGACTGGCCCAAATGCTTCGACCGCTGGATCCCGCCGACCAGCGTCGAGCAACTCCCGCCGCACATTGATCCATCCACCTTCAACGTCACCCTCGCCTGGATCGAATACATCAACCGTCTGATCGGCGTCACCATCGGTCTGTTGATCCTGATCACTGCGATCCTGGCGATTCGTCATGCGCGGCGTCACCCACGCATCCTCTATCCCGCGCTGCTGTCGCTGGCGCTGGTGGCCTTCGAGGGCTGGCAGGGGGGAGAGGTGGTCGGCACGAAGCTGGCGCCGTTTGTCGTCACCGTGCACATGGTGATCGCCTTCATCCTCGCCAGTGTCCTGATTCACCTGACGCTGCAAGTCCACTGGCATCTGCATCCGCTCGCGCCCGATGCCCGCGCCCGCGCCGTGTCGCGCTGGACCTGGCCGTTGTGGATCATCGCGATCGTGTCGGTGGGCATGGGCACGCAGATTCGCAGCGACATCGAGACGTTGGCGGCCAACAATCCGAACGAGACGCTCGGCGCGCTCATGAATCAGGTCGGCTGGATCAAGCTGGGGCATCCGCTGATCGGCGGCGCGCTCCTGATCGCGACCTGGTGGGTCGGCTTGCGCATCATCTGGAAAAGCGGGATTGCCCTGCCGCTGGTGCAACGCTCCGCCTGGGCGTTCATGATTCTCTCGGCGGCGCAGATGTTTCTCGGGCTGGCGCTGGTCGCCGCCGACATGCCGGCGGCGTTACGTGTCTTGCATCTGTGGTTATCGAGTTTTTATGTCGGCGCGCTGGTGGTCCTGCAACTCTCCCTGCGCCGGCTGGCGGAGGCGCATCATGGCTGACATCCAACGGCTCCCCGGACGATTCGTCATCTTTGCGATGGGCGGCTTGCTCATCATCGCGCTGGTCGGCGCCTACATGGTGCATCTTTCCAGCCGCGACCGTCTGGCGTTGCCCGTGATCGCCGCGGTGCCCGACTTCACGCTGACCGAGCGCGACGGCTCCCCGTTTACGCGGGACAGTCTCATGGGCAAAATCAGCGTCGTGGATTTTATTTTCACCCGCTGTCCCGGCGTCTGCCCGGTGATGGCCGACCGCATGAGCCGCCTCTACAAACTCTTCGAAGGGCGCCGCGACATTCAATTTGTCTCGATCACCGTCGATCCGGAGTATGATACTCCCGAAGTTCTGCGCGAGTATGCCGCCCGTCAGGGCGTCACCGACCGCCGCTGGCTCTTCCTGCGCGGCGACACCGCCGCCGTCGCCGCCTTAAGCGAGAAGGGCTTCCTCCTGCCCACCGGCGCGCTCCCCGAAGGCCACTCCAGCAAGTTCGTCCTCGTCGATGCCCGCGGCCAAATCCGCGGCTACTATTCCACCGAGGATGAATCCAGCCAACTCCTCCTCCAGCATCACATCCGCGCCCTTTCCACCGCGATGAAGCAATTTCCCGGCGGGGTGTGAAGGTGGCGCGCAAAAGCCCGGATTTGCAATCGGTTACGTTCCACGCTCCGACTAAAGCACAAAATCTTCAAAAAAGTGGGAGATCCAGTGACAGGATCTGTCAGTGTGGGGATTTAGTTTTTGCCGCAGGACCAGAAAGCCCCATTTTGTGGGGGGTATCCGAGTCCGACCATGCTGGGAGGTGGCTACATGAGACAGATCGTCTTGCTCTGTGCGCTTGCGTGCGGATTAACGCTCCATCCGGGGACCGTCCAATCGGCAATTCACGAGCATGATCCGCACACGCTGATCGTGAAGTTCGCCCCATTCATTAACGGAACATCCCTCGCGCGAGGGCTGAACAATGCAAAGAGTGCGGTGCCAGCGTGGCTGGGGCCTCTCGTACAGGCGGGGATTGACTCAATCGCTCCTCTGTTCCCTATTCCTCCCAAGGGACTGACCAACCGAGCGCTGTACGATTCGCTTGATATGGCGCAGTACTTCGTTGCCACGATTCGCTATCCCAATACCCCACTCAATGTCAAAGATAGCCTTTCTGGTCGTGATGAGATCGCGGAAGTAGAATTAAATGTCTCCCTCTCCCGCCAAGAAGCGGATGCCACTCCGAACGACCCTATTTACCCATTGCAATGGCACTATGCGGCGATTGACCTGCCTGCTGCATGGGACTTAACGACCGGCTCTGGCAACATCACCGTGGCCGTTTTGGACGATGGAATCCAATATGACCACCCCGATTTGCAGGGGGTCTTCAAGACAAATGAAGTGGAATATGGAGGAAACCTCGGGGTCGACGACGACGCAAATGGGCTTGTCGATGACGTACTCGGGTGGGACTTTGGAGATGACGACAACAATCCGGCGCCCGGAACAACGGAGGACACTCATGGAACGCACGTTGCCGGGACTATAGGTGCTTTTACGAACAACGGGATCGGGGTCGCAGGTGTAGACTGGGGCTGTCTGGTGCTTCCAATCAGAGTGTTCAACTCGCTTTCGGGGAGTGCGTCTTCAGACGACGTGACGATCGCCATCTACTACGCAGTGCAAATGGGGGCGAAAGTGATCAATATGTCACTT from bacterium includes:
- the ctaD gene encoding cytochrome c oxidase subunit I, translating into MDTLRPAQNYLNEPRGWKSWLFTLDHKRIGIMYLAAILLAFLLGGIFALIVRLELLRPGADLMSADTYNKMFTLHGAIMIFLFIIPSIPAALGNFALPLMIGARDVAFPRLNLASWWVYVAGTIIALYSIFAGAVDTGWTFYTPYSTQTTTAVISMTFAAFVLGFSSIFTGINFIVTVHKLRAPGMTWFKMPLFVWALYATAIIQVLATPVLGITLLLLIFERLFAIGIFDPAMGGDPVLYQHFFWFYSHPAVYIMILPGMGIMSELVATFARKTIFGYRFVAFSSVAIALIGFLVWGHHMFTSGQSEAASMVFSALTFLVGIPSAVKIFNWLTTLYKGQISFETPMLYALWFLCTFTIGGLTGIFLGALVVDVHLHDTYFVVAHFHYVMMGGTVMAFLGGIHYWWPKMFGRMYSEFWGRIAAVLVFVGFNGTFFPQFVMGAQGMPRRYFDYVPEYGTMHAASTVGSWIMTLGFLIMATYLIASFWRGKPAGNNPWGALSLEWTTTSPPPPHNFDSQPVVTHGPHDYDKIIAPSTLAGR
- a CDS encoding cytochrome C oxidase subunit IV family protein, which produces MSAPSTARHSHTIPLRVYLTVAALLLVMTAVTIAVSFVHLGALNIVVALAIAGFKALLVAFFFMHLYYDNKFYFMVFAIALLFLVIFIGFTMIDTTRRADLYPEVGRPIQVPASIYNRPADSAAAHPADSAADTTAPATH
- a CDS encoding COX15/CtaA family protein, with translation MNRLRSWALAATLATFFLIFVGGLVRVSGAGLGCPDWPKCFDRWIPPTSVEQLPPHIDPSTFNVTLAWIEYINRLIGVTIGLLILITAILAIRHARRHPRILYPALLSLALVAFEGWQGGEVVGTKLAPFVVTVHMVIAFILASVLIHLTLQVHWHLHPLAPDARARAVSRWTWPLWIIAIVSVGMGTQIRSDIETLAANNPNETLGALMNQVGWIKLGHPLIGGALLIATWWVGLRIIWKSGIALPLVQRSAWAFMILSAAQMFLGLALVAADMPAALRVLHLWLSSFYVGALVVLQLSLRRLAEAHHG
- the coxB gene encoding cytochrome c oxidase subunit II, whose product is MDTTRSLFLPPQASTVAPDVDALFNFLLWMSVAFFALIMTLTVIFVVKYRRRGAATLTPGLHHNTALEMTWIVIPLILVGIIFVWGFRSFMAQNVVPKDAMEIKVSGQKWFWSFTYPDGLVMIDTLVVPAGKPIRLLMSSQDVIHSFFVPDFRIKRDVLPNRYTIAWFEAPKPGNHNLFCAEYCGKEHSGMIGEVRVLGEREYAQWLETAAFAGEGMAPEEYGAKLYVSKTCVTCHSNDGKAGTGPTFVGRFGKEVALQKGGAVLMDENYIRESILNPQAKVAAGYQPVMPTFQGLLKAHEVDALVAFIKSLNPSTGQ
- a CDS encoding SCO family protein; its protein translation is MKRRIHSARQWAGWGRGLALAAALAAGLAQPAAAQLIQDSVPELRKIDIVEHLGDTIPLDLPFVNDAGDSVTLRRYFGQGRPVLLTLAYSDCPMLCSIVLNGLTNGVRDIDWHPGGEFLMLTVSIDPTETVAIAAAKKQRYLESLPKAEADGWVFLVGPESSSKALADAIGFRYYYDAERKQYAHPAGAFVIAEDGMISRYLYGIDFKPRDLSFALMEASKGKIGNTIDRIILYCFHYDPDAKGYVLFAGNLMKLGGVLTLLLLGSFLCLQWWRDWRRSRAPREASSTT
- a CDS encoding S8 family serine peptidase is translated as MRQIVLLCALACGLTLHPGTVQSAIHEHDPHTLIVKFAPFINGTSLARGLNNAKSAVPAWLGPLVQAGIDSIAPLFPIPPKGLTNRALYDSLDMAQYFVATIRYPNTPLNVKDSLSGRDEIAEVELNVSLSRQEADATPNDPIYPLQWHYAAIDLPAAWDLTTGSGNITVAVLDDGIQYDHPDLQGVFKTNEVEYGGNLGVDDDANGLVDDVLGWDFGDDDNNPAPGTTEDTHGTHVAGTIGAFTNNGIGVAGVDWGCLVLPIRVFNSLSGSASSDDVTIAIYYAVQMGAKVINMSLGGYAYHQAQDVAVHFAYNSGVLCVAAAGNDDSSRVIYPAASDWALAVGATEETDARWWNSSQGSNYGFQLDVVAPGHQVWSTVPTWYLNPPYGVKSGTSMATPHVSGLASLLLSIRPTLSPDSLYFFIAAGAEDRVGLSFEDVEGWDPYHGWGRINAANSIRLALGQCVCKCGNDPNCDHVISSVADVVETVNVAFRGGTPVYDFGCPRQRTDFDGNGATSVADVVRVVNVAFRGGTTAANFVAPCP
- a CDS encoding SCO family protein; the protein is MADIQRLPGRFVIFAMGGLLIIALVGAYMVHLSSRDRLALPVIAAVPDFTLTERDGSPFTRDSLMGKISVVDFIFTRCPGVCPVMADRMSRLYKLFEGRRDIQFVSITVDPEYDTPEVLREYAARQGVTDRRWLFLRGDTAAVAALSEKGFLLPTGALPEGHSSKFVLVDARGQIRGYYSTEDESSQLLLQHHIRALSTAMKQFPGGV
- a CDS encoding cytochrome c oxidase subunit 3 family protein, giving the protein MSDTTGHPAYLAHHFADAEQQRESSKLGMWIFLVTEILLFGGLFCAYTIYRSWYPQMFLDAHRALDVTMGGINTVVLITSSLTMALAIRCMQLGQRQNTLRLLWATLLLAGVFLVIKYFEYAHKFHLGQLPGKYYTYTGVEGTNPHIFFSVYFLMTGLHGLHVIGGMGVIAWMIRRTARGDFSADYYTPIEMTGLYWHLVDLIWIFLFPLLYLIG